A single Tamandua tetradactyla isolate mTamTet1 chromosome X, mTamTet1.pri, whole genome shotgun sequence DNA region contains:
- the LOC143671555 gene encoding E3 ubiquitin-protein ligase SIAH1-like, producing MSRRRRTTKALPADTSQCTPSQTVPALTGTTASTNDLTSLFECPVCFDYVLPPILQCRSGHLVCNSCRPKLTRCPTCRGPLGSIRNLAMDKVADSLRFPCKYESSGCEMTLPHTEKANHEELCEFRPYSCPCPGESCKWQGPLNAVRTHLTHQHKSITTLVGEDMIFLATDINLSGTVDWVVMQSCFGFHFMLVLEKQEKYDGYQQFFAVVQLIGTRKEAENFAYRLELNGHRRRLVWEATPGSIREGIATAIMNSDCLVFDTSIAQLFAENGNLAITVTISMC from the coding sequence ATGAGCCGTCGTCGTCGTACTACTAAAGCATTACCTGCTGATACTTCACAGTGTACACCATCCCAGACCGTGCCGGCCCTGACTGGCACAACCGCATCCACCAATGACTTGACGAGTCTTTTCGAGTGTCCGGTCTGCTTTGACTATGTGTTACCACCCATTCTTCAATGTCGGAGTGGCCATCTTGTTTGTAACAGCTGTCGCCCAAAGCTCACGCGTTGTCCAACTTGCCGTGGCCCGTTGGGATCCATTCGCAACTTGGCTATGGATAAGGTAGCCGATTCATTACGTTTCCCTTGTAAATATGAGTCTTCTGGATGTGAGATGACCCTGCCACATACCGAAAAAGCAAACCACGAAGAGCTCTGTGAGTTTAGGCCTTATTCCTGCCCGTGCCCTGGTGAGTCCTGTAAATGGCAAGGTCCTCTGAATGCTGTAAGGACCCATTTGACGCATCAACACAAGTCCATTACAACCCTAGTAGGAGAGGATATGATTTTTCTTGCTACAGACATTAATCTTTCTGGTACTGTTGACTGGGTGGTAATGCAGTCCTGTTTTGGCTTTCACTTCATGTTAGTCTTggagaaacaggaaaaatatGACGGTTACCAGCAGTTCTTCGCAGTTGTACAGCTGATAGGAACACGCAAGGAAGCTGAAAATTTTGCTTATCGACTTGAGCTGAATGGTCATCGGCGGCGATTGGTTTGGGAAGCGACTCCTGGATCTATTCGTGAGGGAATTGCAACAGCCATTATGAATAGTGACTGCCTAGTCTTTGACACCAGTATCGCACAGCTTTTTGCAGAAAATGGCAATTTAGCCATCACGGTAACTATTTCCATGTGTTGA
- the LOC143671556 gene encoding heterogeneous nuclear ribonucleoprotein L-like: MPKKRQALVEFEDVLGTCNAVNYAADNQIYIAGHPAFVNYSTSQKISRPGDSDDSRGVNSVLLFTILNPIYSITTNVLYTICNPCGPVQRIVIFRKNGVQAMVEFDSVQRAQRAKASLNGADIYSGCCTLKIEYVKPTRLNVLKNDQGWATDTWDYTNPNLSGQGDPGSNPNKRHRQSPLLGDHPAEYGGPHSGYHSHYHDEGYAPPPPPHYEGRWMGSPVEGHRWGPSRYGPQYGHPPPPPPPPEYGPHADSPVLMVYGLDQSKMNSDRVFNVFCLYGNVEKVKFMKSKPGAAMVEMADGYAVDRAITHLNNNFMFGQKLNVCVSKQPAIMPGQSYGLEDGSCSYKDFNGSRNNRFSTPEQAAKNCIQHPSNVLHFFNAPLEVTEENFFEICDELGVKWPSSVKVFSGKSERSSSGLLEWESKSDALETLGFLNHYQMKNSNSSYPYTLKLCFSTAQHAS, translated from the exons ATGCCTAAAAAGAGACAGGCACTGGTGGAGTTTGAAGATGTGTTGGGGACATGCAACGCAGTGAACTACGCAGCTGATAACCAAATCTACATTGCCGGTCACCCAGCTTTTGTCAATTACTCTACCAGCCAGAAGATCTCCCGCCCCGGGGACTCAGATGACTCTCGGGGCGTCAACAGTGTGCTTCTCTTTACCATCCTGAACCCCATTTATTCCATTACCACGAATGTTCTTTACACTATCTGTAACCCTTGTGGCCCTGTCCAGAGAATTGTCATATTCCGGAAGAATGGAGTCCAGGCCATGGTGGAATTTGATTCTGTGCAGCGTGCCCAGCGGGCCAAGGCCTCGCTCAATGGGGCTGACATTTACTCTGGCTGTTGTACTCTGAAGATTGAATATGTGAAGCCTACACGCCTGAATGTGTTAAAAAATGatcaggggtgggccacg gaTACTTGGGACTATACAAACCCCAACCTCAGTGGACAAGGTGACCCTGGCAGCAACCCCAACAAACGCCACAGGCAGTCCCCTCTCCTGGGAGATCACCCTGCAGAATATGGAGGGCCCCACAGTGGGTACCACAGCCATTACCATGATGAGGGCtacgcacccccccccccacctcactATGAAGGGAGATGGATGGGCTCACCAGTGGAGGGTCACCGTTGGGGCCCAAGCCGCTATGGCCCTCAATATGgtcatcccccaccccctcccccaccacctgAGTATGGCCCCCACGCCGACAGCCCTGTGCTCATGGTCTATGGCTTGGATCAATCTAAGATGAACTCTGACCGAGTCTTCAATGTCTTCTGCTTATATGGCAATGTGGAGAAGGTGAAATTCATGAAAAGCAAGCCAGGGGCTGCCATGGTGGAGATGGCTGATGGCTATGCTGTAGACCGGGCCATCACCCACCTTAACAACAACTTCATGTTCGGGCAGAAACTGAACGTTTGTGTCTCCAAGCAACCAGCCATTATGCCTGGTCAGTCCTATGGGCTGGAAGACGGGTCTTGCAGTTATAAAGACTTCAACGGTTCAAGGAACAATCGGTTCTCCACCCCAGAGCAGGCAGCCAAGAACTGCATCCAACACCCCAGCAATGTGTTACACTTTTTCAATGCCCCCCTGGAGGTGACTGAGGAGAACTTCTTTGAGATCTGTGATGAACTGGGAGTGAAGTGGCCATCTTCTGTGAAAGTATTCTCAGGCAAAAGTGAACGCAGCTCCTCTGGGCTGCTGGAGTGGGAGTCAAAGAGTGATGCCCTGGAGACATTGGGCTTCCTGAACCATTACCAGATGAAAAACTCAAATAGTTCATACCCTTACACCCTGAAGTTGTGTTTCTCTACCGCTCAGCACGCCTCCTAA